The Alteromonas mediterranea DE genome contains the following window.
AGTGAAGCGGGCATTGCATCGGGTGTTCGACGCATCGAAGCGGTCACTGGCGAGCAAGCAATTGAAGTCGTGCAAACGCAACAAGCGACGCTGTCGTCGTTGTCGTCATTATTAAAAACAGATAGCCAAAATGTACTTGAACGCGTAGTTTCTCTACAAAATCAGACTAAAGAACTAGAAAAAGCGCTCAATTCTGCAAAACAAAAACTGGCGAGTCAGCAAGGTGCTGATATGCTTAGTAATGCAGTAGAGATAAATGGCGTTAAAGTGCTAATCGCTAATTTGGAAGGTGTCGAAGCGAAGTCATTGCGTTCAATGATGGACGATATTAAAAACCGAATTGGCGAAGGTATCGTAGTACTAGGTGTGGCTAACAATGCGAAAGTGAACCTCATTGCTGGCGTGACTAAAAATCTCACTGATAAAGTTAAAGCGGGCGAGTTAGTTAACTTTGTCGCATCACAAGTAGGTGGTAAAGGCGGCGGTCGCCCTGATATGGCTCAAGCGGGTGGCGATAAGCCTGAAAACTTGGGGCAAGCGTTAGATTCGGTTAACGTTTGGTTACAAGATAAGCTATAATTATTTTTGTGTATAACAGTGAGTTTTTGAAGTGACGCAGAAACATGGAGCCACTGTCGCTACCATCGGGTCGTGCCGAAGGGTTAGCAAAATTCAAAGGATTACGTTCAGTATTAAGGAACAGGAGCAAGCGAATGCTTATTTTGACTCGTCGAGTTGGTGAAACACTTATGGTAGGTGACGATGTAACCGTTACTGTACTAGGTGTAAAAGGGAATCAGGTACGTATAGGTGTGAATGCACCAAAAGAAGTTTCTGTGCACCGTGAAGAGATTTATATGCGCATTCAGGCAGAAAAAGGCGGTCAGCCAGGTTCTGCAGAATAATTGCATTATACGCTTCACAGGAAAAGGTCAGCTTATGCTGGCCTTTTTTGTTTGTGTTAACACTTATGACGTGAACGCCGTTGCTATGGCGGTCGTGCTTTTATGGCTGCAACCGCGGATTTTTGCAATACCAACTAAGGTTTGGCAAAGAGTAGGCGGCCACTGTCACTAGAAAGTTTGTTTACAGGCTTTGCGTATTCGCTTAATTGTTCTATACCTTAAAATAGTAGGGCCACCGCTTATAACCGTGTTTGGACGTGTTTTGTGCACGCTTCCTATTAATAACGCGCAGCATGGTACTAGAGGAAACTTTGCAAAATGAAATGGAAATTGGCCTAAAACGCCGTTTTCATTTTATAAAAATATACGATGTTGCCTAATGATCGATTTTGCGCGTTGAAAAAGCGTACGGTAAGGGCAACAGATTTTTTATTTAATTGCTTGTATTGCGAACAAATTACTGGTTTTTTGCACGAATCGTTAAAATGGCAGGAGTGAACAATTTCTTTATAAAAAAGGTTTGACTCAGGCCAATGAATNNNNTGACGGCAGCCAGCAATTTTTGTGCGCGTGTTTAGCTGGCTGAGATAAAGTACCTGCCAACGAACCAGGCGGACGGAGCGTATACTCCT
Protein-coding sequences here:
- the csrA gene encoding carbon storage regulator CsrA; the encoded protein is MLILTRRVGETLMVGDDVTVTVLGVKGNQVRIGVNAPKEVSVHREEIYMRIQAEKGGQPGSAE